TGATCTGCGTGTCCGGCGAGAACTCGCCGTTCTCGCCACCGTCGCCCGCGGCATGCCTCAGGGAGATCCTCCGGTCGACCTCGAGGCTGGATGGGCAGTTGAGGAACCTGTCGAGCGGCAGCTGGCTGGCGCGGTCCTCGTCGGTGGCGCCGGACCCGCGGGAGGAGCTGGACTTGGACTTGGCGCGCCGGAGCAGCTTGTTCAGCGCGTCCTGCAGCTTCTTCACCTCCTCGATGGTGAAGTCCAGCACGTCGGCCTGCGACGCGCGCGGCGGGCCTCCACCTCCATCCCCCGCCGCCGGCGGTGGGTCGTCGCCCAGTGTCCCGATCGACAGGAGGCCCTGTGGCGGCCAGTCGCCGTTGGGGATCTTGTCCTCGCGCGCGTGGTCTTGGCGGCAGCTTTCTGACGTAGAAATGCAGCATCATGCATGCCATGCAAGAGCCGCCAGTTCGTTCGTCAGCACGAAGCTAAGAAGAACGCACGTACGAAAGGAAAATCACTCACCGCGAGCTGAGCTAATGGCGGCGGCCTCGGGTCGCCTCTTCTCATGTTTGCCATTGAAGCGATTCTGCATCCAGTTAATGATCTGCAGAGTGCAGACAATGCAAAATTAACCGCGGAACGTACACTAGCTAGAAAAGAATACATGGAAGAATAGCTGTCAGTGGATGAAAACCAAAAGCTAGCTTTCAGTGGAAAGTGGAATTTAATTACCCCCATATCTTGTACGTACTGCTCCCGGAGAAGAATTAGCAGTAGTGTGTGAATATCCGAGCAGAGCAGAGTGTGACAGTCTGCAAGAGCGGCTGGGAGTGGGAGGCAACAGAAGCTCGATCGGTTCCAGGGTTTTGAAGGTGTCCTGTGACTGGTCAATCAGGACGCCGCCGACTTGGCTATATGCATCCACTACATATTGATTGGGAGGTTTCCAGGGAGCAGAGAGAAGCTAAGCATGCATTGAAAGAAAAGAGAGTGGAGTGGCTTTGGATGCAACCAGGGTCCCCTCCCCCCCTGAATTAAATAGGGTTAGGGAGTCTAAACCCATGGCTACCTAGATTGATGGTAGTGGCCAAATTGCACAGTCGCATCCAGTTACGTGTACATGGGATGTTAATTTAGTTTTATTTTACTAGCTACTTGAGTGAAGTAGAGAATATGTTAGTATTACTGGGcgactttttttattttattttattttattttctcaaTCAGTAATAAGAAAGTTCATAGCACCTCCTTTCTGGTTCTGGGATCAATGTGGGAGTTTCTTAGGCCAGTTTTAGTGGAGAGTTTCGTTGCGTTATTTCCAACACTGCCATGTCAtatagaatgaaatgaaacttggaTAAAAcacacactctcaatgcaaagtttCAATCCATGGTTTCATAAACATTAAATTCTAAgactcatagagagttggtaactgtgcctagggatgaaaacggtacagatattttccgatcgtattcgaaaccgaatccgtttagaggggttgagatctgtccgtatccgagtccggatatccaacatccgataccgtatccgtatcaaaatactcaaatcgcatatttatgatgtcgatatccaatcgtatcctatccgacatagttgatactatccgtattcgaatccgaatccgaacagaaatatgaaaacaaatgtaatatcggtgatatccgtccgtatccgatccgttttcatccctaactgTGCCAATAGAGTTTCATCTCCATGAAACTTATTTGTTTTCTCTCTTCGTTAAAATATTGCCATGTCATCAAACATACATATGTGGTAAGCTATTAAATGCAAATAAAACTCTCACGAAactcccactgagactggccttacaCCTGCTGAGGTGAATCATGGGCATTAGTTAGAGCATATACTTTTTTAAAGCACGAAAACAGACAAAATGCCCACTTATAGTTAGAAAATAAAATTGTAATTTGACTTCACCAAAATAAGCATTGTAAAAAGAAATCTTATTTTATTTCCTTGATCGAAACTTGAAAGTATTGACCTTCAAAGAAAAattcaaagtatttttttttctttctggtTATGGGATTAATGTGGGACTGTAACACCCACGCTGGGGAACCATCTACAATGAAGCAATAtccttttttttgttgttgtttagtAAAACAACACAATGGTGCCGACACACATTATATGAGCATCACTTGTAAGAGATTGGTCTTGTAAATCTTGAGATTGACAAAATTAGCATGTGCTTGTCTCGCTTTCGACGTGAATATAATCTAACACTGAAAGAGAATAATCAGATGTAAATGTAAGCATTCATATCAGTTGAGTCAGAAACTCAAACCCAACTGGACAGATTCCAATATAAGGCGGTAGAAGGTACCTAACACTTGTAGTGGCCACGTTAGTGTGTTGTTGAGGTGGTTTTGCCACAAATTTAAAGCAGATAGAGGATTAGTCCGCATTCTCTTGTTCCGCTACAGGGACTTTCTGCccgtgcatatacatgcatgatgCACATGGTCGTGCGGCCCAGGAGAGAGACCATCGCTCCTCCTTCCCGCTCCCCGGCAATCAGGCGGGAGGAGAGGACCTCGTGGGGAGTAATCTACGAGGGACTACTAATCTAATCGCGGCGCTCCACTAGTTAATCCGGGTGCTTAGGCGGGGAGGCACCGGTCATTAACAAACAGGTGTCAGCCCGACACGGGGTGCCCTGGCCATGCACGCTGTCGTGACACTTGTCCCGGCTCTCGCATCGCACGGACGGCCTCCCATAGGCTGCCCGGCGCCCGCAGGGCCGAGATCCCAGTCCGAGAGGTGGCGCACGCCTGCAtaggctgcagctgcagctgcctgCATGTGCATGGGCATCCACTCTTTCTTTATACAGTagtagatgcaaaataagtatGTTTTAAGGCCATTTGGCCACAATTATGGAGCTTCTTTTTCTCTAGCATGTACTTCAACTGCATTCTACTATTTGGCAAGGCAACTTGCACTTCTCTGTAGACTGTAGACGGGCTTTGCAGTTTTCCGAGTGACCCTT
Above is a genomic segment from Miscanthus floridulus cultivar M001 chromosome 3, ASM1932011v1, whole genome shotgun sequence containing:
- the LOC136544549 gene encoding protein NEGATIVE GRAVITROPIC RESPONSE OF ROOTS-like, whose amino-acid sequence is MGIINWMQNRFNGKHEKRRPEAAAISSARESCRQDHAREDKIPNGDWPPQGLLSIGTLGDDPPPAAGDGGGGPPRASQADVLDFTIEEVKKLQDALNKLLRRAKSKSSSSRGSGATDEDRASQLPLDRFLNCPSSLEVDRRISLRHAAGDGGENGEFSPDTQIILSKARDLLVNSNGTTIKKKSFKFLLKKMFVCHGGFAPAPSLKDPVESRMEKLFRTMLQKKMNARPSNAAVSSRKYYLDDKPSGRRMIRDGRHDEEDDEKGSDRIKWDKTDTGLHCSGDLDQEARVQGHCDIQCGSLLVLKFGWFDLSFAAYE